The DNA window CCTTGAGCTTGCCGGGACGGAGAAAGTCCTCGAGATCGGGACCGGCTCCGGCTACCAGACCGCGATCCTCGCTGAACTCGCGCGTGAGGTATGCACGATCGAGCGGATCCCGGATCTCGCCGCGGCGGCGCAGGCCCGCCTCACCTCCCTCGGGTATAAAAACATCCGATTCTTCGTCGGCGACGGGACGCACGGTCTCCCCGAGGAAGCGCCGTTCGACCGGATCATCGTCACCGGCGCCCTCCCCCGCATCCCTGAAGCCCTCCTCGAGCAGCTTTCCGATCCCGGGATCATCGTCGCCCCGGTCGGGGGACGCGGCTGGCAGGAGCTGTTGCAGGTGCGGCGCTCCGGTGGTACTGTAACGCGGGTCGGGCTCGGCGAGTGCCGGTTCGTCCCGATCATCGGGAAGGAGGGATGGTAGATGAGGATCATCGATCTGCGCAGCGACACGGTGACCAAGCCGACGGAGGGGATGCGGGCGGCGATGGCGGCCGCTCCGGTCGGGGATGACGTTTACGGGGAGGACCCGACGGTGAGCCGCCTCGAAGCGGCTATGGCAGAGAGGCTTGGGAAGGAGGCGGGGCTGTTTGTCGCTTCCGGGACGATGGGAAACCTCGTCGCCATCCTCACCCACGCGAGCCGCGGAGACGAGATGATCCTCGGCGACCTCGCCCATACCTTCCTCTACGAGGGG is part of the Candidatus Bipolaricaulota bacterium genome and encodes:
- a CDS encoding protein-L-isoaspartate(D-aspartate) O-methyltransferase codes for the protein MEDYREARLEEERRRMVERQLRRRGIRDPRVLAAMERVPRHLFVPPAWQDEAYSDHPLPIEGGQTISQPYIVARMTEALELAGTEKVLEIGTGSGYQTAILAELAREVCTIERIPDLAAAAQARLTSLGYKNIRFFVGDGTHGLPEEAPFDRIIVTGALPRIPEALLEQLSDPGIIVAPVGGRGWQELLQVRRSGGTVTRVGLGECRFVPIIGKEGW